A section of the Babylonia areolata isolate BAREFJ2019XMU chromosome 1, ASM4173473v1, whole genome shotgun sequence genome encodes:
- the LOC143290247 gene encoding cytosolic endo-beta-N-acetylglucosaminidase-like, with amino-acid sequence MTLPTNGTCLAFDAESRQPLSQPLKTLQEVLSWKASSQPSLCSQYATAKSFVRPSSARTKPYTLVCHDFKGGYLEDRYLQGGVKKDAYYFCRWECIDIFIYFSHHFVTVPPVGWICAAHKHGTMMLGTIITEWGDGAALWSTVLSCKDTMQQLVATLVEICHYHGFDGWLVNVENKIEENQVSELREFVEQLTKACHARVPGSKVLWYDSVTRTGDLKWQDQLNEENSQYFDACDGIFLNYCWTPEKLAASRDRAVQKGRPFDVFVGIDVFGRGCPGGGGFNTREALEHAREYKLSAAIFAPGWVLENLGVTDFDDNDCRFWTKLHDLCQPSADSTLPLSSAFCQGHGDAFFCMGQDKTGRPWYNMSLQQRQPERCQVYGFQDPSQMATRPSLNTCLSSAYLGGCSVELSAHLTRPLQTVMFRLFRVRAKLDEALYCSFTYKENSDVPCDVYLVLTFGSGLLTRRACHGVYGQRSTGPRRKALL; translated from the exons ATGACGCTTCCAACAAATG GGACCTGCCTGGCTTTTGATGCAGAATCCAGGCAGCCACTCAGTCAGCCACTGAAAACCCTGCAAGAGGTTTTATCATGGAAGGCAAGCAGTCAGCCATCTCTCTGTTCCCAATATGCCACTGCTAAAAGTTTTGTGCGTCCATCCTCTGCCAGAACAAAGCCCTACACCTTGGTGTGCCATGATTTCAAGGGAGGATACTTGGAAGACCG CTATTTGCAGGGAGGTGTTAAGAAGGATGCCTACTACTTTTGCCGTTGGGAGTGTATTGACATTTTCATCTACTTCAGTCACCATTTTGTCACTGTTCCCCCTGTTGGCTGGATATGTGCTGCCCACAAACATGGAACTATGATGTTAG GGACCATCATCACAGAGTGGGGTGATGGTGCAGCACTGTGGTCAACAGTGTTGTCCTGTAAAGACACTATGCAACAGTTGGTGGCCACACTGGTGGAGATATGTCACTATCATGGCTTTGACGGCTGGCTTGTCAATGTGGAAAACAAAATTGAG GAAAACCAAGTGAGTGAACTGAGGGAGTTTGTGGAGCAGCTGACAAAGGCCTGCCACGCACGGGTGCCAGGCTCCAAGGTCCTGTGGTACGACAGTGTCACACGCACCGGGGACCTCAAGTGGCAGGACCAGCTGAACGAAGAAAACAG CCAGTATTTTGATGCCTGTGATGGGATTTTCCTGAACTACTGCTGGACTCCAGAAAAGCTGGCTGCGTCGAGAGACAGGGCAGTACAAAAGGGTCGCCCCTTTGACGTCTTTGTCGGCATTGACGTCTTTGGCAGGGGGTGCCCAGGTGGTGGGGGCTTCAACACAAGAGAG GCGTTGGAGCATGCCCGAGAGTACAAGCTGTCTGCAGCAATATTTGCACCTGGCTGGGTCCTGGAGAATCTTGGAGTGACTGATTTTGATGACAATGACTGCAG GTTTTGGACCAAACTGCATGATCTGTGCCAACCTTCAGCTGACAGTACTCTGCCACTGTCCTCAGCATTCTGTCAGGGTCATGGTGATGCCTTCTTCTGcatgggacag gacaagacaggcaGACCGTGGTACAACATGAGCCTCCAGCAGAGACAACCAGAGCGCTGCCAGGTGTACGGCTTTCAGGACCCCAGCCAGATGGCCACCCGCCCCTCCCTCAACACCTGTCTGTCCAGTGCCTACCTGGGGGGATGCAGTGTGGAGCTCTCAGCTCACCTCACCCGACCTCTGCAAACCGTTATGTTCAG ACTGTTCAGGGTGCGAGCGAAACTGGATGAGGCCTTGTACTGTTCCTTCACTTACAAAGAGAACAGCGACGTCCCTTGTGACGTTTACCTGGTCCTCACCTTTGGCTCGGGACTGCTCACCCGCCGGGCCTGTCATGGGGTCTACGGTCAGCGCAGCACAGGGCCAAGAAGGAAGGCTTTGCTTTGA